TATCCGCACTTCCTCGCGCCGGGCGTCATCGCGTCCTACGCCATGTTCCACGCGACATTTGATGCATCATACGGCGCGTACATGCGCATGGAGACACACAATCTCTACGAATCCATCTTGTTCACACCGCTCGGTCCAAGCGACATCGTGATGGGCGAGGTGATGTGGGGCGCGTCTCGCGCGCTGATTTCCGCCATCGCGGTGATGTTCGTGGCATTGCTGTTTGGTCTGGTGGAATCGCCGTGGGCGATATTGGCGTTGCCGGCGGCGTACCTGATAGGCATGACATTCGCCGCAATTTCCATGATTATGACGGCGACAGCAAGCACGATAGGCAGCATCAACAACTTCTTGACGCTGTTCATACTGCCGATGTTCTGGGTGAGCGGCGTATTCTTCCCACTCGACAGGCTGCCGGAAGTGGTGCAAAACGCGGCATGGGCATTGCCGCTCACGGCTGCCGCGGCGCTGGTGCGAGGCCTATTCTCCGGGGACATAACGCCATGGATGTTCGTGTCGGTGGCGGAAATGGTAGCATTCCTGCTATTAGCCCTGTGGATAGCCTCCCGCCAAATGCGCCGCCGGCTGATAAAGTAGCATCAACATTGCTCCCATCCTGTCCATCCTGCATATCCATGTAAAGCACTCTACTATGCCATATCAACCAGCGCCCACAATACGCCCACTATCGAAGTCCGAAATACCACTGCTAGACGCGCATCTCGATGTGGACAGGCTGGCGGGGCGGCACGATGACCGCTTTGCGCAGCAGCGGGACGGCTGCCTGACATACCTGATTGCATGGCTTGACGGCATACCCATCGGGCACACGATGGTGTGCTGGACAGGCACAACGGACGCCTATGTCGCCGACCGCATATCCGACTGCGCCCATGTGGCCCATGTGGAAGACTTATTCGTTATGCCGCACCTGCGCTCGTATGGCATCGGCACGCGGATATTGGCAGAGGCGGAGCGTATCGCCGTGTCGCGCGATTTCACGCAAATAGGCTTGGCGGTCGGCATCGACAACCCGCGCGCCCGTGCGCTGTACGATCGGCTGGGCTACGCGGACACCGGCATCGGCGAGTTCCAAATCGGCGGCACATTTCACGACAGACACGGCATCCGGCGCGAATGGCGCGAAGTCTGCGAATATCTTATCAAGCCGCTGCCGTAATTTTCGCGCAGCCATCATCCCAGCCCTGAACCGCCGCGTTTATCCATTCCTGTCAACCCTCTATGGGGAAGTTAGAGACGATTTCACAAATCCCTACCGTTGTCATTCCGAACACAGTGAGGAATCTGAAATCGTCGCATGCAAACCTGTTTCCGACTTTAGATTTCTCGCTTCGCTCGAAATGACACGAATGAATTGTATTTGTGAAATCGTCTCCGGGAAGGTTAGGATTAGCATAGATGTGATTTGGCGTAGCCTGAACTATACGCGCCTCTACACGGAGCCGTCCACTGCATCGTCAGTAATATGCTCTGCCGCAGCCTTTTTAGCTCTGTGCCGCAGTACGGCGAACGGAATCAGCGCCGTCAGGAACACCACGAGCAGCGCAGGCGCGGCGTATTCGTAGCGCGCGTTGGCGACGATGGCCTGCGCACGGTCGGCGAGCGATGCGCGAGGCAGTCCCGTCAGCTGCATCTCGACGCGCCTGCCCCGCTCGATATCTGCCGTCTCGATGAGCTGATACGGGCGCTCGCCGATGCTGATAGACTCCGGCGCGCCTAAGTCCACGCTGCCCAGCGTCAGCACTTCGTCCGGCGAAAGCACGCGCAGGTTGTCCGCTCCGAACGGGAACGACTTCTCGATTGTCGTCCGGTCGCCGTCGTAGGGGAAGGCGTAGGTGAACATTATGTCGTGCTCGCCTGGCGGCACGCTGCCGATGACAGCGAAGCCCCTATCGACTTGCACGACATCCGCGCCGAGCAGCCGCGTATCGACTTGCAAGCCTTCCGCGCCCGGCGGCAGCCCGAAACGCAGCAGGCTCATCGGTCCCTCGCTGCCCGGCACGAATGTGAAGTCCGAATCGTTGACGACCTTCACGATTTCCAGCGCCGATACGGTCTGAGTAACGCGATCCGCGTCCGCAAAAAGCAGTGATGCCGAGCCCACGCGAATAACATCCTGCTCGTAGATGGCGTCATATACTTCAATGACAACCTCGGTCGTCGCGCCGTCCGCGATGCCGATTTCTGTGCCATACAGCGCGTCCTGATACCGCACCGACACGCCATAGGCGAGCTCCGGGTCGTACAGGATGCCCTCAAACGCGAAGTTGCCGTCGCCGTCGGTGATGGTCGTCATGTTGTCATACGAATCAGCGCCCTGCATGTGCAGCACAACCGCCAGCCCAACGGCGCTGTCCGCGCCCGGCGAAGCGTTCACCACCTGCCCCTCAATGGTAACCGGCGCCTGCTGTGCAATGGCAATCGCTCGCACGCCGCCCAGCGCCAAGCCGCAAATCATCACCAGCGCAATCAATGCGCCGCCAACGCCAACCCGCAAATATGTGCGCGACACGATAGTCATCTCACCATCAAAGTTACCAGTTTTCATCGCCCAATGGCTAGTGAATATCTCTAACCTAGCATTGACAAGACTCTTGTCAATGCTAGTCATATAGCACCTTCCCTTAGAGGGAAGGTTAGAATGGGGCCAAAGGCAGGACGGGGAAAATCGTTTCACTCTAAATCAATGCCTCTAAATCAATGCCTCTAACCCGCGGCACCCTGTGCTAGAATCAGTGCTATTGAGCGAAAACGGAAGCGCGAATGGCTGAACTCGAAGCCGAATTGCGCCGTATGCGCGGCGAATTGCCGTAACAGGCACGCGTGAGCAAAGCCGTAGCGAACAGCGCAAAACTCAACTAGGAGGCACAAATATGAGCAAACTAAGCGCGGACGCCATTAAGATGCTTAGCGAGGGCAAGAACATTGCCACCATCGCCACCGTGATGCCCGATGGCTCGCCGCAAGCTACCGTCGTGTGGATAGACACCGACGGCGAGCATGTCATATTCAACACCGCCGAAGGGCGCGTCAAGACCGAGAACCTGCGGCGCGATCCGCGAGTCGCCATCGCCGTTACCGATGCGGATAATCCCTACGAGCAGGTTACGATTCGCGGTCGCGTCGTGGAGTTCACGCACGACGGCGCAGACGCGCACATCGACGCGCTCGCCAAGAAATACCTCGGCGTGGACGAATACCCGCTCCGCAACCCCGACGAGCAGCGCGTCATCGTCAAAATCGCACCCGCATAATTCTCGCGCTCATTTGCAATATATCCCTTCCCTCCTTTGGGGGAAGGGTCTTTCGATTATTCATGTCATTTCGAGCGAAGCGAAAAATCTAAACGCGTTGACTATGGACAGGCTTGTTTCCACACAGCGATTTTAGACCCTTCACTTCGTTCAGGGTGACAACCGGAAGGTTCTTGGGGAAGATTAGGATGGGTCAGCGGGGGCTTAATACTCCCAGCCCTCAAATCGCCGCACCGCCTCGCGTATATCGTCCGGCACACGCCGCGGCACGCCCGTAGCAGCGTCAAAGTTGGCGTAAATCCCCTCGGCGCGGTTGCACGGCGCATTTTTGCCGTGAATGTACATCTCGGTAATGAATGTAATGCTACTGTTGCCGATGCGTGAGACGCGCGTGTACACATCAAGCATATCGTCGATGCGCACGGGTGCCAGAAACTCCAAAGTAGCCTTGACAGTGGCAAGGTCGAACCGTGCGCGCACCTCGTCGCTGTAATGCGCAATGCCGATATTGCGAAAGTACTCCGCCTGCGCGACTTCTATGTAGTTCACATACTGCGCATTAAACACAATCCGCTGCGCGTCGCACTCTCCCCAGCGCACACGCAGGCTGTGCTTGAACTTGAAGTCGTCCTTAGGCAATGTGCTGGCGTTCCCTTCTATTGGCAAGCTCAATTGCGGCAATCATTCGACATCAACCTTTACGACGACGGCAGCGTTCGCCATTACGGTGAAATCGCCCGAGCCTTCCCTAGGCTCGATTTCCAGGCCGCCCTGCACCACATTGAGCACGCCTTTGCCGTGGGGCAGCACGCTCAGCACTTCGTCGTGGTCAACAGCGTCCGGATTTGGGATAGCAATCGTTACTTCCACAATCATCTCTTTGGATGTGTCAGGTCCGAGCAAGCCGAGAAACATCAGGCTGCTCTGGTGCACGGCGTTCCAAGTCGCGCGCTTGGCGGCTTCCGTGTAGTTCCGCCCGTGCAAGTCTATGCCCATTCCCATTTCCAAAATGGCAGGTGTCAGCGCCATTGTCGTTTCCTCCTGTGTTCATGCCGTCTTTCGGCCATCTTTGGGATTAATTATATGTCAAAGCGCGTCAGTCAGCGGCTGATTCGCGTGTGAAAGTGTGCGCCTAACTCATCCCTATGTCAAGCGGCGGCGAGCGTCATTCGTGTAATCTCCCGCTTAGTCCCCCGCATTATTCCCGCCACCCTTGCCGTAACCGCCCCAGAAGGTGTGATAGCGAGATAGCAGGGACTCTGATGATAAAGTGATGGCGAAGAATGTACACCGTAACTAGGTTCTGTTGCCATTTCACCATTACATTCCGTCATTCCTGCTTTCGCAGGAATCCAGTGTCTGCAAGCAGCCGTTAATGAGACAAAAGCTGGATTTTGAGATTCTGGATTCCCGTTTTCACGGGAATGACACAAATGTCAACACACCCTGGGAGTTCCCGCCGATGCCAAAAGTACGCCAAGAGTACGATTTATGGTCCTCTCGGCGGTCAATAGGAAGGAGTAAGATGATAGCGCTTCCATTCGGATGGTCGAAATAACAGAACCCGTTCGTCCTGAGCGTGTCGAAGGACGAACGGGTTTTTTATCAAACCACCTGAATGGAACGCTATCACGGCATCGCCGCGCCTATGCCGCGCTCTAACGCCATCTGATATACGCGTATCCCCGTGGTAATGTCCTGCACCGCAAGCCCCTGCGACTCGAACAGCGTTATGTCGTCGTCTGTCTTGCGCCCGGACGCCGCGCCGCCGACCACATCGGCTAGGCTGCGCACCTGCTCCCAGCGAATCGAACCGAGTTCGGCAGGGTAAATCAGGTCGCCGCACTCCATCTTTGCCTGCTCTATGTCGTCTGTTACGATCACATCCGATCGGCGCACCGCATTGCCGTCGAGTTCGCGCCGCATCCAGTGGTTCGCGCCTGCCGCGTTGATGTGCGTACCCGGCTTGAGCCACTCGCCGTTGAGCACGGGACGATTCGCGCTCGTCATCGTGATGACCACATCCGCGTCCGCCACGCACTCCTCGCCGCTATCTACGGCGGTTATGTCTATGTTCAGCCGCTCGCCCATCCTTGTGGCGAACCTCTCTCTGCGCTCAGGGTTGCGGCTGAACACGCGCGCGCTCGTGATGGGGCGCACCTTGCACACCGCTTCGAGCTGCGTGCGCGCCTGATACCCGGAGCCGATGACGCCCACGCTCGCCGCGTCCTCGCGCGCCATGTACTTCGTCGCAACGCCGCTCGCCGCTCCGGTACGCACCTGCCCCAGATCGCCCGCTTCCATCAGCGCCAGAAGTTCGCCCGTGTCGGTGCTGAACAGCTGCACATAGAACTTGACGGGGTTGCCGGGGACTACGCCATACGCTTTAAGCCCCATCACGCCCGCGCCGGGAGCCGCCGCGCACATGAAGTTGAACAGCCCGCCCGCCGGCAGCCGAATGCGCGAACGCGCGCCATTAGTTGCGCCGCCATCGGATAGCAGGCTGAAGGCTTGCTCGACGGTTTCAAGGGCAAGTTCCATCGTCAGGATTTGGTTGATTTCGCTTTCGGTTAGGTAGAGGGTCAAGGTTGCTCTCCTAAGTTGCGTCCGGTGTTTCCGTATGATAATCTGGGAGTGGATTCATAAGTGATTCCCGGCGGGCGTCATGGGTGATTCCCTATTAATGCCAGTGGTTATAGATGACTGCTGGCATTATTTTTTGACTGATATTCACCGCATCGTTACTCGCTGCTTTTATAATGGTCGCTCTCAGGCATGAAGTAGATGCCGGGACGCGGATAACCCTCCGGCGTCGTAAAGTCGATCGTTTTTGCCCTGACTACATTGTAGTATCTGTTGATGGCGGACAGGTAGCCATCCGCTTGCGGTATTCCCTCATAAAGGCTGTTCTCTTGATAAACACGACACACATACGCCGTCATGTCCGCTATCTGTATGCCTTGCGTCAAGCCAGAATCTACGAAATACGGGGAATCACATATTGATGTGAACGATTGCCCTTCTGCGGAACGATAAAGAAAAGAGTCGAACTTCTTTGGGAGCAAGCCACCGTATAGAGTAGGTCCCTCACCATCGAACAGAACTGTTGCCACTCTGTTCTTTTCTTCGGCAAGTTGATTTATGCGTTGAAGCAGGTATCTGTATTCGTTAGGCAAGTAGTTTTCTGCCTCACGACCATATGGTAATTGCTCCGGATGCTCCATAACAACCGCAAACAAGGTAAAGGGCAACGAGCGACACAGGTCAAAGAAAGACTCTGCCAATTCCCATTCGTTGGGTCTGTTTCTGAACACCCTCGGAGTTATGTATTTACTCCCTTTAAGTTCCGCGTCGGGAGTTCCAAGTCGGCGTTTCAGAGAATATAGATGCGCCGACTCTCCACGCACATCTTCCTCATTTATGCAGATACTCACTATGACAGGTCTGCTAGTTTCGTCGTTAGGATGCGGTATTCCGCTTTCATCCAAAAATGCCAGCATGCATTTTGCCTCAATTCAAAGACGATCACATCGTCTTGGTCATAGGCGCACCTTCCCTACGCCGCGCTCTATGCGGATGTCGGTGCCGAGCGGCTTGGACAGGCGCTTTAGGCGCTCTAGCGCGCGACGGCTGACCCCGGACGACGCCAGCAGCGGTCTGCCGCGCTGCGAGCGCTTTCTGCCGTGTCCCAGGTCTATAGGGAGCAGCGTCAGGCTGTGCAGCGACTCGCGCTTGAATTCGCAGCGCGCCACCACGCTCTCCCAATACAGCGCGTCCGCCGGAAAGCCCCGCTTGTCGTGGTCGCTGCGCGCGTCGTAAAAGTCCGCCGGCGTCGCGTCCGCGTCCAGCTTCACGCTCTCGTAATTGTACGACGGCTGCCACTTCACCGTGTCGTTCTGGAAGATGAAGTTGCCCAGGCTGTACATTATCGGGCGGTCTTTGTATATCTCGATGCCGCGCGTAGTATGCGGCCCGTGCCCCACGAACACATCCGCGCCTTCGTCGATGCACGCGTGCGCGAAGTCCACCAAAAACTGCGGTGGCTCATCGCTGTGGTCGCCGCTCTCGTGGCAGTGCACAGACACCATCACCCAGTCTGCCATGCGGCGCGCGTCCCGCACCCACTTCAGGTTGTCGTTCAGGTCGCTGCGGTTGAGCTGCGTGTTGACCTTGAACTCCTCGCCCAGCGCGAACACATTGTCCAAGAACACCATGCGACTGTCCGTGTCTTCCGGTATTGCTCCCGGATGGCGGAAGTTGCGGAGCGCATTACGCTGTGCCTCCAAGCCCAGCTCCGCGTTGACGCGACGCAGCGCATCGAACGCAGGCCGGTCAACGATGTGCGTCGTGCTGAATCGTAGCGGGTTCAAGCCCGGCCGCCCGTTGATGTCCGGCCGCTGGTTCAGCGCGCGACCCGCCTCCGCGAATGTGGACGACGCCGATATAAGCGCGACCCTGCCGTTCGCCGTGTCCAGATATGCCGGCGCGCGCGCCTCGCTCAGGTTGCGTCCGGTGCCGGCGTGCACGAGGTCGGACTCGCGCAGATGCGCCAGATTCGTCAGCACGCCGCCTTCGCCGTAGTCGTAGCTATGGTTGTTCGCGCACGACACCAGGTTGACGCCCATCCACTCCAGCTCGCGCAGGTTCTTCGGGTCGGACGCAGTGTAAGTGCCGCCCGCCATGCCCGGCGAATGCTCGTACTCGTGCATCAGCATTTCTAGGTTTGTGAACCCCACATCCGCGTCTTGGAACAGCTTCCGCAGACGCGCGAAGCCATCCTCGCGGAAGACGGACATCCTGCGGGTTATCATCGTATCGCCGCTTGCTATCAGCGTCAGATTGCCTGCCTGCGCATCGTACAGCACTCTCGCCTCACCTGTGTGCCCTTCCTGCGTCGTCCTACACGCTACACGCGCGGGATCGCTTGGACCGACGCGCCGTCCAGCGGCACATACTCGTTCGCCAGCAAGCCCATCACCACCGAGTCGAAGCGCGCGCCTTCGTGCGGGCGGCTCTTGCGCAGCGTGCCCTCGTGCTGGAAGCCCAAATGCGCGAACATGCTCCGCGCGGCAGTGTTGTACTCCGGAATATCGACCCAGACGCGGTAAAGCCCGTATTCGTCGAACGCCGTTTCCAGCGCGCGCCGCGCCGCCGCCGACCCATAGCCATGATGCCACAAATCCTTGCGCCCGATGAGAATCGATAGCTGCCCATCTCCGAGCGACTCTTCGATAGCGAGGTGAATCTCGCCGATATGCCCGGCTGCCGGGCTGTAAATCGACAGGATCCGATGCTCCGGATTGTCGAAGACATGCACCCACTCCTCCTCGTCCACATCGTCCATCTCCTCGGGATGGTAGCCCAAGTGCGCCGGATCGCCATACGCATAGCGCCCGAACCACGATTCCGACACCTCTTCGTCCTGCAGCCAGCGCCGAATGCGCACCACATCGTCCCGCGTAACCATCTGCAAATTAATCTCTTGAGGCATAATCTCACCTGCCCTCTGTTCTTTGTGCCAAATAATGAACAACAATTTATGATGCTGTTTAGCAATTGTATAACAAGAGCACTATACAAGAGGCAAGCGAAAGCGGCAAATGGCAATCTCGGGGGACAAACATCGCCATTTGCCGCAGGACCACAGCGAACGGGGAATATAGGATGGGCGCGTCTGCAGCAAGCTCATCGTAGCCTGTTCGCGCAGACGCTCTTCAACTGCCTGATGTCCGTGTGCTTCATCTCGCGTATCGTCTGTTCGGCTGTGGCTTGCTTGAAGATTGCGGTGCATCTGCTCGTTCAGTCAAGTCTCAGTTGCTCTGGTTGCATGTCCATCGCGGCACATGTATCATCACTACACAGATAGCATTGGCGATTCCGCAATCCCAGCATAAGCGAGGAACCGTATGGCTACCGACATACAAGCCGTCGAAACCGCGAGCGACGAGCGCAAGGTTCAGATTGAGATGCTACCAAGTCCAGATGAAGTGACTGCGGTCATATCCCAATTAGAAATAGATGACCTGAGAGAGTTTGCCGCGACAGTGATGAACGCCACTGTTGATGCTGTCCACAGTGGTGGGCATACCGATTTGGAGACGATACGGCTGCTGAACGGCTGGTTCGCGTCTATGGAGGAGACCGTAGCGGCAGGCGACGACATAGAAAAAATCCTGTCCAAGCGGCGGATGCCCGGAGGCGCGCGGTAGATGGTTTCCGGCCGACGGCGATACGATGTGGAACTGCACAGAAGCGTAAGACGGTTTCTCATAAGGCATCACGAACTGGCGGCAATTTGGGACGAAATCAGTAATCGTATCTCGGAATCGCCTAGGCAGGGCGGACGTATCAACCATCTGAAGGGCAAGTGGCACTGCAACTATCGCTGGCGTCAGGGCGACTATCGCCTGCTGTATGAGGTGATAGATGGCGAGAATGTTGTTCATGTCTATCATGCGGGCGCTAGGGGTGATGTGTATCGGTAGCCTTCCCTCTCACACCACCAGCCGCGTCCCCCGCGGCCGCCCCTTCCCCCCGTGCACCGACGGCTCCGCGCACCACTTCGCCGCAAGCAGCCGAACGCCCTCGTACACATCTTCGCCGAAGCCCAGCATATCGCACACCACGCGCCTGTCCAGCAGCGCCCTGTTCTCGTCGGCGTCCGCCAGATACGCCGGCTTCAGGTCGCGCTCTCGGAAGTCGTCGAATATCTCGCGCGCGATGGCGTGCTGGGCGTCGGTGAGGGCGCGTAGGTCTAGGATGGGGAGGGTTTCCGCCTTCCGTGTTGTTATACCCGCTTTGCTGGACTGCTGACGACTGGCATGCCACCAGTATGAAAGCAAGCCTAGTGTGCTGTTGCCCCATACGGCGAATGTGTAGTCGTAGCGTTCATTGTCGAATATGACATTCGGCCATACCCTTCCGCCTATTGACTTTCGCTCCGTGTATGCAATTGCAAGTGCCTGTGATCCGAATGTGAAATCGGCATTAAGGTGTCCTCTACTTGCGGTTGCCCATAGTTCATTGGCCCTCTCTTCCATTCCAATCTTTACCAGCATCTGCCAATCAGGTTCGCAGATTATCCGTCTTTCTTTGCTGGCATTGTGATTCCAGAGCGCAGGATAAGTCGCGGTAGGGCTTGCTGATGATTTCGTGAAAGGTCCCTTGTGCGCGGTGCTGATGAACATCTGATGGTCTTGCCCACGTCGCCCTATGACCTTCAATTGAGCAGTTGGTAATTGCAATGCTGTCAGTTGGGCAGGCAGCCACAACTTGCCATTCGACAGCGCCTGCGCTGTCTGTGCTACTGATGCGTCCGCTAAACGCGCTGCACCCCAGCCATTCTCATAGTTGTCAGTCGGCGCAACGAGCATCTCGCCCGCAAGTTCCTCACCGCAATAGAC
The sequence above is drawn from the Chloroflexota bacterium genome and encodes:
- a CDS encoding ornithine cyclodeaminase family protein, translated to MTLYLTESEINQILTMELALETVEQAFSLLSDGGATNGARSRIRLPAGGLFNFMCAAAPGAGVMGLKAYGVVPGNPVKFYVQLFSTDTGELLALMEAGDLGQVRTGAASGVATKYMAREDAASVGVIGSGYQARTQLEAVCKVRPITSARVFSRNPERRERFATRMGERLNIDITAVDSGEECVADADVVITMTSANRPVLNGEWLKPGTHINAAGANHWMRRELDGNAVRRSDVIVTDDIEQAKMECGDLIYPAELGSIRWEQVRSLADVVGGAASGRKTDDDITLFESQGLAVQDITTGIRVYQMALERGIGAAMP
- a CDS encoding PPOX class F420-dependent oxidoreductase, with protein sequence MSKLSADAIKMLSEGKNIATIATVMPDGSPQATVVWIDTDGEHVIFNTAEGRVKTENLRRDPRVAIAVTDADNPYEQVTIRGRVVEFTHDGADAHIDALAKKYLGVDEYPLRNPDEQRVIVKIAPA
- a CDS encoding CapA family protein encodes the protein MLYDAQAGNLTLIASGDTMITRRMSVFREDGFARLRKLFQDADVGFTNLEMLMHEYEHSPGMAGGTYTASDPKNLRELEWMGVNLVSCANNHSYDYGEGGVLTNLAHLRESDLVHAGTGRNLSEARAPAYLDTANGRVALISASSTFAEAGRALNQRPDINGRPGLNPLRFSTTHIVDRPAFDALRRVNAELGLEAQRNALRNFRHPGAIPEDTDSRMVFLDNVFALGEEFKVNTQLNRSDLNDNLKWVRDARRMADWVMVSVHCHESGDHSDEPPQFLVDFAHACIDEGADVFVGHGPHTTRGIEIYKDRPIMYSLGNFIFQNDTVKWQPSYNYESVKLDADATPADFYDARSDHDKRGFPADALYWESVVARCEFKRESLHSLTLLPIDLGHGRKRSQRGRPLLASSGVSRRALERLKRLSKPLGTDIRIERGVGKVRL
- a CDS encoding ABC transporter permease, producing the protein MNQLTIQRIHRTPIWGGFRVWQRNLEAFRRAWRFEIGGLFVEPFVLLVGVGFGLGTYISNIGEGVSYPHFLAPGVIASYAMFHATFDASYGAYMRMETHNLYESILFTPLGPSDIVMGEVMWGASRALISAIAVMFVALLFGLVESPWAILALPAAYLIGMTFAAISMIMTATASTIGSINNFLTLFILPMFWVSGVFFPLDRLPEVVQNAAWALPLTAAAALVRGLFSGDITPWMFVSVAEMVAFLLLALWIASRQMRRRLIK
- a CDS encoding acyl-CoA thioesterase, producing MPQLSLPIEGNASTLPKDDFKFKHSLRVRWGECDAQRIVFNAQYVNYIEVAQAEYFRNIGIAHYSDEVRARFDLATVKATLEFLAPVRIDDMLDVYTRVSRIGNSSITFITEMYIHGKNAPCNRAEGIYANFDAATGVPRRVPDDIREAVRRFEGWEY
- a CDS encoding DUF3800 domain-containing protein translates to MLAFLDESGIPHPNDETSRPVIVSICINEEDVRGESAHLYSLKRRLGTPDAELKGSKYITPRVFRNRPNEWELAESFFDLCRSLPFTLFAVVMEHPEQLPYGREAENYLPNEYRYLLQRINQLAEEKNRVATVLFDGEGPTLYGGLLPKKFDSFLYRSAEGQSFTSICDSPYFVDSGLTQGIQIADMTAYVCRVYQENSLYEGIPQADGYLSAINRYYNVVRAKTIDFTTPEGYPRPGIYFMPESDHYKSSE
- a CDS encoding GNAT family N-acetyltransferase, whose amino-acid sequence is MPYQPAPTIRPLSKSEIPLLDAHLDVDRLAGRHDDRFAQQRDGCLTYLIAWLDGIPIGHTMVCWTGTTDAYVADRISDCAHVAHVEDLFVMPHLRSYGIGTRILAEAERIAVSRDFTQIGLAVGIDNPRARALYDRLGYADTGIGEFQIGGTFHDRHGIRREWREVCEYLIKPLP
- a CDS encoding GNAT family N-acetyltransferase gives rise to the protein MPQEINLQMVTRDDVVRIRRWLQDEEVSESWFGRYAYGDPAHLGYHPEEMDDVDEEEWVHVFDNPEHRILSIYSPAAGHIGEIHLAIEESLGDGQLSILIGRKDLWHHGYGSAAARRALETAFDEYGLYRVWVDIPEYNTAARSMFAHLGFQHEGTLRKSRPHEGARFDSVVMGLLANEYVPLDGASVQAIPRV